The window GTCGAGTCTCGGCGCCCTATTCTTTTTCGGAGCTGGTCTTTGACCTACTTTAACCCTATATTTTTGTTTAGCCAATACACACATCAACATTTTCTCCGAAGCCACGCAAAGAACAGCACCTCGTTTCCCAAAGCCAAAACATGCTATATAAATCTAACCCCCTGTTCGCTGAAGAGGTATATCTATTCGACCCAAACAAGACCGACAATCTGAATACAAGACACCAAACTCTCGCTGATCATCAAACCTCTTACACATACCCCTCCTTACCCCCTAAGGACACAAtaccctccccaaaaacacccaAAACGACCCAGGCAAACCACCCTCTACATAGTTCGTGACCTCACCCTCGTCTTTTGCTTCGGCGGTGGCGCTCCCGGCACCGGCAGATCCGGCTAATTTGGCAATGTGAAGGCCGGGTTTACCGACATGTTAAAGTTCGCAGCTGCGGGTGCGGGTGCTTGCCGATAAGCAGCTATGGCATTTTGGAACGCCGTTGGCATCAATACTATTATGATTGAGGTGTCAGAACTTGGGGCCGCATGAACCTGAGTATTCACTGGCGTCGTTGTTGTAGCTGGGGGAGTCCTCCTCTCAGCCGGAGCTGTAGTGTGATAGAATCACAAGCCAAAGAGCCATTCCCAACAAAGGCTAAAAAGATGGTGAGGAATAtcaagagagaagagaggcgGGTGAGGGGCAATCTGAGGGCACGAAAAAGAATGTGAAGCATGTTTGCGTGAAAATAGTTGAGTGACAGGGTGCGCAGCTCGGTGATGAACTCGTTGACGGGTATGAATAGATTTCCAATGATTAGATGACAGCTCTTTGGCGCCAATGCTATACCTCTCGCGATATAATCGGCGGCGGTGCATCTAGTTACCGCCAACAGCCTCGGGTTCCTTGTTGGCGTCATAGCCGTACTTGgtcttcatctcctcaatcttggccaCGTACTGCTCCTGAGCCTGCTCGGGGGTCAAGCCCTTGTTGTCAACGTCTTGCCAGGCGTTGTACTTGGCTTTGCCCTGTTATGGTGATGTCGGGTTAGCGGGTGCCGCGGAGGGAAcatagaggaggaggtggacgcACTTTGAGGTCGAACATGCCAGGCTTGGTGGCATCGGCAATCTTCTCGCCAGTGGCGACCTTGTAGAGACCTGAAGAGCACAACATGTTAGATGACGCTGACAGACTAGTGTAAGGAGAGACTGGACGCACCATAGATCTCGAGGAGATCCTCGttggagggcttggaagTCAACTTCTTGGAGTCGACAACAGCCTTCTGGAAAGCCTCGCTCTGAGCCATTTTTGCGGTAGTGTGTGAAGGGTTTGGAAAAGGGAAATCTCTAGTGCCTGCTGTGCTGAGTGCTGGTTGTATAGTTAGGGAATCTGTCAAGTGTCGCAAGtgttgaggagaagaga is drawn from Podospora pseudocomata strain CBS 415.72m chromosome 1 map unlocalized CBS415.72m_1, whole genome shotgun sequence and contains these coding sequences:
- a CDS encoding uncharacterized protein (EggNog:ENOG503P62J; COG:I), with amino-acid sequence MAQSEAFQKAVVDSKKLTSKPSNEDLLEIYGLYKVATGEKIADATKPGMFDLKGKAKYNAWQDVDNKGLTPEQAQEQYVAKIEEMKTKYGYDANKEPEAVGGN